One genomic segment of Candidatus Omnitrophota bacterium includes these proteins:
- a CDS encoding ATP-binding protein: MSIAVAIDRIKDRLNKIIETAPEELADADRRCDCGACDGYGHIIDEDGRARPCPRALGESRAKAMDAEMGGWEDWPPPRLAEMRARPGFQETKSFLAVEFFLKRIFAGDPPQGLLLCGGHGRSKTLSPLALLRECGERGMGIAAVNFPALIAHYKRGIDGQPSIDRLFRKIEAAKVVFVDELGRDPGWGNADHARFALQEIVGRCYRRRFLIMASNLTRNRLFDSIFPSNVSSRLNPCAGYCAVTEEPFDGDLRETRLWEVNAL; the protein is encoded by the coding sequence ATGTCCATCGCCGTCGCCATAGATCGAATAAAAGATCGATTAAATAAGATCATCGAGACCGCGCCCGAAGAACTGGCAGACGCCGACCGTAGATGCGATTGCGGCGCCTGTGACGGCTATGGCCATATCATCGACGAAGATGGCAGGGCGCGTCCCTGTCCCCGCGCTCTCGGCGAATCGAGGGCGAAGGCGATGGACGCGGAGATGGGCGGCTGGGAGGACTGGCCGCCGCCGCGCCTGGCGGAGATGCGGGCGCGTCCGGGATTTCAAGAAACGAAATCCTTTCTCGCCGTCGAGTTTTTCTTGAAGCGAATCTTCGCCGGCGATCCACCCCAAGGGCTGCTTCTCTGCGGCGGCCACGGCAGGAGCAAGACGTTATCGCCCCTCGCCCTGCTGCGGGAATGCGGCGAGCGGGGGATGGGGATCGCCGCCGTGAATTTCCCGGCGCTGATCGCCCACTACAAACGGGGGATCGACGGCCAGCCGTCCATCGACCGCCTCTTCCGCAAGATCGAGGCGGCCAAGGTGGTATTTGTGGACGAATTGGGCCGCGATCCAGGCTGGGGGAACGCGGATCACGCCCGCTTCGCCCTCCAAGAGATCGTGGGGCGCTGTTATCGGCGGAGATTTCTGATTATGGCCTCCAACCTGACTAGGAACAGACTCTTCGATTCCATCTTCCCGTCGAATGTGAGCAGCCGCTTGAATCCGTGCGCCGGCTACTGCGCCGTCACGGAAGAGCCGTTCGACGGCGATTTGCGCGAGACGAGATTATGGGAGGTAAACGCCTTATGA
- a CDS encoding DUF1064 domain-containing protein, with product MEKTQQRLSIEEYKALQKGIKPNKYRAVRTEYGGRRYDSKKEAAFAAKLDLLLRAGEIKFWIPQVSMPVGANNSTRYVADFLVGYPDGGFRLIDVKGKDTPMSRQKRKTIRENYGIEVELR from the coding sequence ATGGAAAAAACTCAACAACGCCTGTCGATCGAGGAATACAAAGCGTTGCAAAAGGGGATCAAGCCGAATAAATACCGCGCCGTCCGCACGGAGTACGGCGGGCGGAGGTACGACTCGAAAAAGGAGGCGGCTTTCGCGGCGAAGTTGGATTTGTTGCTTCGGGCGGGAGAAATCAAGTTCTGGATTCCCCAGGTCTCCATGCCGGTGGGGGCGAATAACTCGACGCGCTACGTTGCCGATTTCCTGGTCGGCTATCCCGACGGCGGATTCCGGCTGATCGATGTGAAGGGCAAGGATACGCCCATGAGTCGTCAAAAGAGGAAAACTATCCGCGAGAACTACGGGATCGAAGTGGAGTTGCGGTGA
- a CDS encoding helix-turn-helix domain-containing protein, which yields MRRSMVDMTVEGFRKALAFASQHRSRAFRDGFIYCLTHPGQAPEEKPPELGAGNDEEFFLGMEAAQEIMDGEIVAFAIGAEEEETENEITLDCAPKFSQEISDRFISFLQEGKTFREAARRTGVSRISVYAWLKRGRWELAGPYRDFWRAVREARRN from the coding sequence ATGAGACGAAGCATGGTGGACATGACGGTCGAGGGATTCCGCAAGGCGCTGGCCTTCGCGTCGCAGCATCGCAGCCGCGCCTTTCGCGACGGCTTCATCTACTGCCTCACCCATCCCGGCCAAGCGCCGGAGGAGAAGCCCCCGGAACTCGGCGCTGGGAACGATGAGGAATTCTTCCTAGGAATGGAGGCGGCGCAAGAAATTATGGATGGTGAAATTGTCGCTTTTGCTATTGGCGCCGAAGAGGAAGAAACTGAAAATGAGATTACCCTGGATTGCGCCCCTAAATTTTCGCAGGAGATTTCCGATCGTTTCATCTCTTTCCTGCAAGAGGGGAAGACGTTCAGAGAAGCGGCGCGCCGGACGGGCGTAAGCCGCATTTCTGTTTACGCCTGGCTCAAGAGGGGTCGCTGGGAACTCGCCGGTCCCTATCGTGATTTCTGGCGGGCGGTGAGAGAGGCGCGAAGGAATTAA
- a CDS encoding terminase small subunit has product MKLSAKQSRFIEEYLVDLNATRAAIRAGYSPKTAEIIGFENLRKPKIQKAIEDATKQQSERTQIKADEVVKELARIAFSDIRQVIEWDESGKVTVKPSSEIKKDAARGIVEITRRVASDGAVTLKIKMADKLGALNSLGKHLGMFIEKIEHSGSVQGGVLLVPSEVDQDSWLKTAAEYQANLLRKSDEEKEA; this is encoded by the coding sequence ATGAAACTATCCGCCAAACAATCACGATTTATCGAGGAATACCTCGTCGATCTTAACGCGACTCGGGCGGCGATCCGGGCGGGATATAGCCCGAAAACAGCCGAAATAATTGGATTCGAAAACCTAAGAAAACCTAAGATTCAAAAAGCAATTGAAGACGCGACAAAACAACAGTCCGAGCGGACGCAGATCAAAGCGGACGAAGTGGTTAAGGAATTAGCCCGGATCGCCTTCTCTGATATCCGTCAAGTAATCGAGTGGGACGAGAGTGGGAAAGTCACGGTTAAGCCTTCCAGTGAGATTAAGAAGGACGCCGCGCGGGGAATCGTGGAGATTACGCGGAGAGTTGCATCTGACGGAGCCGTTACCTTAAAAATTAAAATGGCAGACAAGTTGGGCGCGTTGAATTCTTTGGGGAAGCATTTGGGTATGTTTATCGAGAAGATCGAGCATTCTGGATCAGTTCAAGGCGGGGTGCTGCTGGTCCCCTCCGAGGTGGACCAGGATTCTTGGCTGAAAACCGCCGCCGAATACCAAGCGAATCTGTTGCGGAAATCCGATGAAGAGAAAGAAGCATGA
- a CDS encoding terminase — protein sequence MTASEIERKVIWSPQPGSQTLFLTCPIYECLYGGTRGPGKTDAGIMDFAQFVGRGFGSAWVGYVFRQSYPQLKDIVLKTKKWFRRIFPDAAFNESSYDWKWPTGEELALRYMRNEKDYWNYHGHERPWILFDELTMWATSECYMMSRSLCRSSEPGMPRHLRSTCNPYGPGHNWVKAYFVDPAPPGVPIRNEKGQWRIYLHGNIRENLKLETADPNYKKNIETDTNPHRRKAWLFGSWDITIGGIFDDLWNRDVHVLQPFPIPPSWRVDRAFDWGSSKPFSVGWWAESDGSPAPTGRIYPRGTLIRVAEWYGAAKDGQGKVILNHGLRLSAPQIAAGIKEREEALVKGLLKECRILAGPADPSIWDGSAGKSIAAQLDENGVKFVRGESANRIFRWQQVRERLFAALQRPMENPGLFVFDACVDGFLRTFPSALRDERNPDDLDTNQEDHCCDEAGYRVMGYTRTRIMKVKGL from the coding sequence ATGACGGCGTCCGAAATCGAGCGGAAAGTGATATGGTCGCCGCAGCCCGGAAGTCAAACGCTTTTTCTCACCTGCCCTATTTACGAATGCCTTTATGGCGGGACGCGGGGGCCGGGCAAAACGGACGCCGGCATCATGGACTTCGCCCAGTTCGTGGGGCGGGGATTCGGTTCGGCCTGGGTCGGTTACGTCTTCCGGCAATCCTATCCCCAACTGAAGGATATCGTCCTCAAAACCAAGAAATGGTTCCGCCGAATTTTTCCCGACGCGGCTTTCAACGAAAGCAGTTACGACTGGAAATGGCCGACGGGGGAGGAACTGGCGTTGCGCTATATGCGCAACGAGAAGGATTACTGGAATTACCACGGCCACGAGCGTCCGTGGATTTTATTTGACGAGTTGACGATGTGGGCCACATCTGAGTGCTACATGATGTCGCGATCGCTCTGCCGTTCCTCCGAGCCGGGAATGCCGCGCCATCTGCGCTCCACCTGCAATCCCTATGGGCCGGGCCACAACTGGGTCAAGGCCTACTTCGTCGATCCCGCGCCCCCGGGCGTCCCGATCCGAAACGAAAAAGGCCAATGGCGCATTTATCTGCACGGAAATATCCGGGAAAACCTGAAACTGGAAACGGCGGATCCCAATTACAAAAAGAACATCGAGACGGACACCAATCCCCATCGGCGCAAAGCCTGGCTATTCGGCTCCTGGGACATCACCATCGGCGGCATCTTCGACGATTTGTGGAATCGGGACGTCCACGTCTTGCAACCCTTTCCCATCCCCCCTTCCTGGCGCGTGGACCGCGCCTTCGACTGGGGATCTTCGAAGCCCTTTTCCGTGGGCTGGTGGGCGGAGAGCGACGGCTCGCCCGCGCCTACGGGAAGAATCTATCCCCGGGGAACGCTGATCCGCGTCGCGGAATGGTACGGAGCGGCCAAGGACGGCCAGGGAAAGGTGATTCTCAATCACGGGCTGCGCCTCAGCGCCCCCCAGATCGCAGCAGGGATCAAGGAGCGGGAAGAAGCCCTAGTAAAAGGTCTATTAAAGGAATGCCGCATCCTGGCGGGACCCGCCGATCCCTCCATCTGGGACGGCTCGGCGGGCAAGAGCATCGCGGCGCAGTTGGATGAGAACGGAGTCAAGTTCGTTCGCGGCGAATCGGCGAATCGAATTTTTCGCTGGCAGCAGGTGCGGGAGCGCCTCTTCGCCGCCTTGCAGCGCCCGATGGAGAATCCGGGCCTGTTCGTCTTCGACGCGTGCGTGGACGGCTTCCTGCGCACCTTCCCATCGGCGTTGCGCGACGAGCGCAATCCCGACGATCTGGATACGAACCAGGAAGACCATTGCTGCGACGAAGCCGGCTACCGCGTCATGGGATACACCCGGACGCGCATCATGAAAGTCAAAGGATTATAA
- a CDS encoding DUF4055 domain-containing protein → MPNQAKSKIDPSVVHPHYAEYSEQWLLCRDAYAGEKAIKQRAGGGGAKGSWPGAAYLFPLSSHETQEEYAYYRDRAVWYNAVYRTVQGLRGMIFRQPPHAVIPKAIKEHAEDITQDGVNLEQFAKKATDELLIAGRGGILVEYPKMDAPGGGETMSDFEKANRRPFWKFYPAEAILHWRREWRRNRSMLTRIALRETVEVQDAANEFAAVEEERVRILEINGLGQYQQRVFVYQEKEWALQDGPIVPLRAGQPLDFIPFAFLGLGDSAAEVERPPLYDLAVTCVMHYRNSADLENGLHVCGVPTPWAAGFKGNEKGEFQLGSSEAWVTDEVGATAGFLEFTGQGLGAIAQAMAVKVEAMAALGSRVLAPEKRAVETAETALLHRTGENSILADIAGNISAVMEKCLKWHAQWMGLKESEINYQLNRDFFPAPMSPDEIRATLEAWQAGAIAYTDVVRLLKQGEVLDPGREPDDIRAENDMEPKLMATNIANMPFAMGE, encoded by the coding sequence ATGCCAAATCAAGCGAAATCTAAAATTGATCCCAGCGTCGTCCATCCGCACTATGCGGAATATTCGGAGCAATGGCTGTTATGCCGCGACGCCTACGCCGGAGAGAAGGCGATCAAACAGCGGGCGGGGGGAGGCGGCGCCAAGGGTTCCTGGCCGGGAGCGGCTTACCTGTTTCCGCTGAGCAGCCATGAGACGCAAGAGGAGTACGCCTATTACCGCGACCGGGCGGTATGGTACAACGCCGTTTACCGCACGGTGCAGGGTTTGCGAGGCATGATCTTCCGCCAGCCTCCCCACGCCGTCATCCCCAAAGCCATAAAGGAGCACGCCGAGGATATCACCCAGGACGGCGTCAACCTAGAGCAGTTCGCCAAGAAGGCCACTGACGAGTTGCTGATTGCCGGGCGGGGCGGCATCCTGGTGGAGTATCCCAAGATGGACGCGCCGGGGGGCGGCGAGACGATGAGCGATTTTGAGAAGGCCAACCGGCGGCCCTTCTGGAAGTTCTATCCCGCCGAAGCCATCCTCCACTGGCGGCGGGAGTGGCGGCGCAATCGCTCCATGCTGACGCGAATCGCGCTGCGGGAGACGGTGGAGGTCCAGGACGCAGCCAACGAATTCGCCGCCGTGGAGGAGGAGCGCGTCAGGATATTGGAGATCAACGGACTGGGACAATACCAGCAGCGGGTTTTCGTCTATCAGGAGAAGGAATGGGCGCTGCAGGATGGACCGATCGTCCCCCTGCGGGCGGGACAGCCCCTGGATTTCATCCCCTTCGCCTTCCTGGGTTTGGGTGATTCCGCCGCCGAGGTGGAGAGGCCGCCGCTCTACGACCTGGCGGTCACCTGCGTCATGCACTACCGCAACAGCGCCGACCTCGAAAATGGGCTGCACGTCTGCGGCGTACCCACGCCCTGGGCGGCGGGTTTCAAGGGGAATGAAAAAGGGGAATTCCAATTAGGATCAAGTGAAGCCTGGGTGACGGACGAGGTGGGAGCGACGGCGGGCTTTTTGGAATTCACCGGCCAGGGTTTGGGAGCCATCGCTCAGGCGATGGCGGTGAAGGTGGAGGCGATGGCCGCCTTGGGCAGCCGGGTCTTGGCCCCGGAGAAGCGGGCGGTGGAGACGGCGGAGACGGCGCTCTTGCATAGGACGGGGGAGAACTCCATCCTGGCGGACATCGCGGGCAACATCTCGGCGGTGATGGAGAAGTGCCTCAAATGGCACGCGCAATGGATGGGATTGAAGGAATCGGAGATCAACTATCAGTTGAACCGCGATTTCTTCCCCGCGCCTATGTCGCCGGACGAGATCCGGGCGACGCTGGAAGCATGGCAGGCGGGCGCCATCGCCTATACCGACGTGGTGCGCCTGCTCAAGCAGGGGGAGGTGCTCGATCCCGGACGCGAGCCGGACGATATACGTGCGGAGAACGATATGGAACCAAAGCTGATGGCTACAAATATTGCCAATATGCCTTTCGCAATGGGTGAATAA
- a CDS encoding ADP-ribosyltransferase has protein sequence MVAIFLKSTFALKQFENGLVKSVLTEIDNGRGQVLQTLLENDPTGKLGRAQNKAVNAFKEASEKTISKIFQRMSDEVRNMLIEMGVAIGKFNAKEIDSLIDEAEGSIKKMKFMNRDDVSAILTELPIDGVKLDAWWDRQKHDLVESLERQVRKGLYQGETTTQLSKRILDSMEVEKRVAETLTRTAVTHVKATVDKETFEQNPDITEWYVYEAKLDNRTTPICRTLDGKKFRYDDPTAPKPPQHFNCRSRIRPVIKWEELGIEPPDIRRKSVGAKNEDGVRKRETVSEDIDYEAWLKRQPSVFQNEVLGQQRAEWFRAGKVGLADMLRSDGRLLTLDGLRAQLGLLSNSVALQFDRAEDLLAAEISAKNAAENATRRMNEALQYESFSTGNRAFAGKLKEGYNWATKSTKRWKRSLSKEEKDALIEYKAGSEKINEYLRKNKRVLNSLKNDKNLAKKVQDYIKSLNDAIKRSKVEKDITLYRGLNPESMGIKKKSYKGLIYTDPAFASSSLSKVTAETYGQNFTMEIRVNKGESGAWMEHQLKKEQVFSHDYEFLLPKGSKFRIIDDIVDKRSGARKWIVELL, from the coding sequence ATGGTTGCCATCTTCTTGAAATCCACATTTGCGCTCAAACAATTTGAGAATGGTCTCGTAAAATCCGTCCTGACTGAAATTGATAATGGACGAGGTCAAGTTCTGCAAACGCTTTTGGAGAATGATCCAACTGGTAAGTTAGGCCGGGCGCAAAACAAGGCCGTCAATGCGTTTAAAGAGGCATCGGAGAAAACCATATCAAAGATTTTTCAGAGAATGAGCGACGAAGTACGGAACATGCTCATTGAAATGGGCGTCGCCATCGGAAAGTTTAATGCCAAAGAAATCGATAGCCTGATCGATGAAGCGGAAGGATCGATTAAGAAGATGAAATTTATGAATCGCGATGATGTTTCGGCAATCTTGACGGAACTCCCCATTGACGGTGTGAAACTGGACGCCTGGTGGGACAGACAAAAGCACGATCTGGTCGAATCGCTGGAGCGCCAAGTCCGTAAGGGACTCTACCAGGGAGAAACGACGACGCAATTGAGTAAAAGAATCCTGGACTCGATGGAAGTCGAGAAGCGCGTCGCGGAGACGCTGACTCGAACCGCCGTTACCCACGTTAAGGCAACCGTCGATAAGGAGACCTTCGAGCAGAATCCAGACATAACGGAATGGTATGTCTACGAGGCCAAACTCGATAATCGCACGACGCCGATCTGCCGGACGCTGGACGGCAAGAAATTCCGATACGACGATCCAACTGCGCCAAAGCCGCCGCAACACTTCAATTGCCGCTCGCGCATCCGCCCCGTGATTAAGTGGGAAGAATTGGGTATCGAACCGCCGGATATCCGGCGCAAGAGCGTAGGCGCAAAGAACGAGGACGGCGTCCGCAAGCGTGAAACCGTTAGCGAGGACATCGACTATGAGGCATGGCTTAAGCGGCAGCCATCGGTGTTCCAGAATGAAGTCTTGGGTCAACAACGCGCCGAGTGGTTTAGGGCGGGTAAGGTTGGACTCGCTGATATGCTCCGCTCCGACGGGCGTCTTTTGACGCTTGATGGATTGAGAGCGCAACTGGGATTATTATCGAACTCTGTTGCCTTGCAATTTGATAGAGCGGAAGATCTTTTGGCGGCGGAAATTTCCGCAAAAAACGCCGCCGAAAATGCAACGCGAAGAATGAATGAAGCGTTACAATATGAGAGTTTCTCTACTGGAAACAGGGCTTTTGCGGGAAAACTCAAGGAAGGATACAATTGGGCGACAAAATCGACAAAAAGATGGAAGAGATCGTTATCGAAAGAAGAAAAAGATGCCCTTATCGAATATAAAGCAGGATCAGAGAAGATAAATGAATATCTGCGAAAAAATAAGCGGGTACTAAATAGTTTAAAAAACGATAAAAATCTTGCTAAAAAAGTTCAAGATTACATCAAGTCATTAAATGATGCGATCAAACGTTCTAAAGTTGAAAAGGATATTACGCTTTATCGCGGTCTCAATCCTGAATCGATGGGGATAAAGAAGAAATCTTATAAAGGATTGATCTATACTGATCCTGCATTTGCATCTTCTTCGTTAAGCAAGGTAACTGCGGAAACTTATGGCCAGAATTTTACGATGGAAATCAGAGTCAATAAGGGAGAAAGCGGAGCGTGGATGGAACATCAATTAAAAAAGGAGCAAGTTTTTTCGCACGATTATGAATTTTTATTGCCGAAAGGGTCTAAATTTCGTATAATTGACGATATCGTCGATAAAAGGTCAGGAGCAAGAAAATGGATCGTAGAACTCCTATAA
- a CDS encoding major capsid protein yields the protein MAIGKASDFKIKDEEFFAGMNETVSQFADVFNARSNNCIRLIPKLIKGDYEKEAFIKSVSGLIARRDTTTVSSLTDTKLTHDEIVGVKLNRTIGPVGQTLDAFKKLGLDESEFSMALGEQIGEAVALNMVNTGLYGCIGALKKTTSGANQTSYQPYNKTVGSARTTTPANLTQALFLMGDAQNKVLAWVMHSTTAKDLGLQAITDKVDSLYGIYVIQGDFARTLGRPIIITDSPALVTAGVGSSLESYDGYHILGLTEDAIVVAQSEEQTIVSQTITGLANLVLRLQGEYAFNLRIKGFAYGTGGVNPTDATLAAAANWSIVASSKKGCAGVHLYVRAA from the coding sequence ATGGCCATTGGAAAAGCTTCGGATTTTAAAATCAAGGACGAGGAATTCTTTGCAGGAATGAACGAAACGGTGTCGCAATTCGCCGATGTCTTCAACGCCCGCTCCAATAACTGCATTCGACTCATTCCCAAGTTAATCAAAGGCGATTACGAGAAGGAAGCCTTCATCAAGTCCGTCTCCGGCCTCATCGCCCGACGTGATACGACTACCGTATCCAGCCTCACCGATACCAAATTGACGCATGACGAAATCGTGGGGGTGAAGTTAAATCGGACTATTGGCCCTGTCGGCCAAACGTTGGACGCCTTCAAAAAACTGGGTCTGGACGAATCGGAGTTTTCCATGGCCTTGGGCGAGCAGATCGGCGAGGCCGTGGCGTTGAATATGGTCAATACAGGGCTATATGGTTGTATCGGGGCGTTGAAAAAGACCACCAGCGGCGCGAATCAGACCTCCTATCAGCCCTACAATAAGACTGTTGGCTCCGCGCGAACCACGACTCCAGCCAATCTGACGCAAGCGCTTTTTCTGATGGGCGACGCCCAGAACAAAGTCCTTGCTTGGGTCATGCACTCGACGACGGCTAAAGACTTAGGCTTGCAGGCGATTACCGACAAGGTGGACTCACTCTACGGCATTTACGTCATCCAGGGCGATTTTGCTCGTACTCTGGGTCGTCCCATCATTATTACCGACTCCCCGGCGCTGGTGACGGCGGGCGTCGGCTCCTCGCTGGAGAGCTACGACGGCTATCACATCCTGGGATTGACGGAAGACGCCATCGTAGTCGCGCAATCTGAAGAGCAAACGATCGTATCGCAAACGATCACTGGTTTGGCGAATTTGGTTCTTCGTCTCCAGGGAGAATATGCGTTCAACTTGCGTATCAAGGGATTCGCCTATGGAACCGGCGGCGTTAATCCCACCGACGCCACCCTCGCGGCTGCCGCCAACTGGTCGATTGTCGCTTCCAGCAAGAAGGGCTGCGCCGGCGTTCATCTGTACGTGCGAGCGGCCTAA
- a CDS encoding Ig-like domain-containing protein, which translates to MATTPPNGNLSNIGNSAIYMTVDGEFVGLCLPTTEFEAGIETSPVQFGSDTAPRGEKVNKQSITLNFTLAEVTNANFKRYLGNFAEIDGSNLYYGDKKGQFLPLVEVKLYPLHPDGHPWAGQVFTLHQCTIKPNGSFTWDPTDDNYEGFPITITVMKDSTQTAGREFFSVAPADAVAPTVSSTTPTNGATSVAIDADIVINFSKAMGDGTIGDASILITTTGKTGTAFNEHVDPTSYTLNTARTQLTIAHGDLTAGTEYQVILGTNLCSAGGVGLAAPYVFTFTTAA; encoded by the coding sequence ATGGCGACTACTCCTCCGAATGGCAATCTGAGCAATATTGGCAATAGCGCCATCTATATGACCGTGGACGGCGAATTTGTGGGGTTATGTCTGCCGACAACAGAGTTTGAGGCGGGAATCGAAACATCCCCTGTGCAATTCGGAAGCGATACGGCTCCGCGCGGGGAGAAGGTCAACAAGCAGTCGATCACGCTCAACTTCACCTTGGCCGAAGTCACCAACGCCAATTTCAAGCGCTATCTGGGCAACTTCGCCGAGATCGACGGCTCCAACCTTTACTACGGCGACAAGAAGGGACAGTTCCTGCCGCTGGTGGAAGTGAAACTCTATCCGCTGCATCCAGACGGCCATCCTTGGGCGGGACAAGTCTTCACGCTGCATCAATGCACGATCAAGCCCAACGGCTCTTTCACGTGGGATCCCACCGACGACAATTACGAGGGCTTTCCTATCACGATTACAGTGATGAAGGACTCTACGCAGACAGCGGGCCGGGAGTTCTTCTCCGTGGCTCCCGCCGATGCGGTTGCGCCTACCGTCTCCAGCACCACGCCAACCAACGGCGCAACCAGCGTAGCCATTGACGCCGACATCGTCATCAACTTCAGCAAGGCGATGGGAGACGGAACCATCGGCGACGCCTCCATTCTAATTACTACGACGGGAAAGACGGGAACGGCGTTCAACGAGCATGTCGATCCGACAAGTTATACGCTGAATACGGCGCGGACACAGCTAACCATCGCGCATGGGGATTTGACGGCGGGAACGGAATATCAGGTCATCCTGGGTACCAATCTCTGCTCCGCCGGCGGCGTGGGCTTGGCCGCTCCTTATGTCTTCACCTTTACCACGGCGGCATAA